From the Acidiferrobacterales bacterium genome, one window contains:
- a CDS encoding ABC transporter ATP-binding protein/permease: MDIDLMVQTEPDGKRNVWKTLGTLVGYLWEFRVRIGVALFFLILAKVAIVLVPITIKKIVDWFDTSLNPDLILIVPVSLILAYGLLGLSSTLFEELRNALFSRASQRAVRNVGLKVFRHLHDLSHAFHQDRETGGISRDIERGTRGINYLLWYIVFSIVPTLFEISIICVFLAVNFESHFVLITGGTIALYFVFTYYITRWRTKFRVRMNAAESKANSSSVDALLNYETVKYFGNEKHETDRFDFHLKEWEKQSVISEQTLALLNVGQGIIIATGMIVLLMLAAEGIVAGALTLGDFMMLNAFLIQMYLPLRFLGTTFREINHALTDMERMFNLLDVDDTIPVPDNATDLVTNGASIQFENVGFGYKTERVILKDVTVQIPSGKKVAVVGKSGSGKSTLVRLLFRFYDVDSGRVLIDGQDIRDVTLESLHASIGIVPQDTVLFNDSIEYNIRYGNPNCSQIEFETAVEQANLTEFIESLPEKFDTVVGERGLKLSGGEKQRVSIARTILKNPPILVLDEATSSLDSKSERYIQNALEIVAKNRTTLVIAHRLSTVADADRILVLDNGEIVEQGTHEELLKLNGLFAEMWWLQQIEQIEAKLTQMSENKEPVKV; encoded by the coding sequence ATGGATATTGATCTGATGGTACAAACAGAGCCAGACGGCAAACGCAATGTCTGGAAAACGCTTGGGACTCTGGTCGGGTATCTGTGGGAGTTTCGAGTACGAATCGGAGTTGCGCTGTTCTTCCTGATTCTCGCAAAGGTCGCCATCGTCCTGGTTCCGATTACGATCAAGAAAATTGTTGACTGGTTCGACACCTCACTGAACCCAGACCTGATTCTGATCGTTCCGGTTTCGCTGATTCTCGCATACGGACTGCTCGGGCTGTCTAGTACCTTGTTCGAGGAACTGCGAAATGCCCTATTCTCCCGAGCGTCGCAGCGGGCGGTGCGCAATGTGGGTCTCAAGGTGTTCAGACACTTGCATGATCTATCGCACGCCTTTCATCAGGACCGGGAAACGGGCGGCATATCACGCGACATCGAACGGGGAACCAGAGGTATCAACTATCTGCTGTGGTACATCGTCTTCAGCATTGTGCCAACGCTGTTTGAGATATCGATTATCTGTGTATTCCTGGCAGTTAATTTTGAATCCCATTTTGTTTTGATCACGGGCGGCACCATCGCTCTCTACTTTGTTTTCACCTACTACATCACACGATGGCGTACCAAGTTCCGTGTTCGAATGAATGCCGCTGAATCCAAAGCCAACTCATCCAGCGTAGACGCCCTCCTGAACTACGAGACTGTCAAGTATTTCGGCAATGAGAAACACGAAACTGACCGTTTTGACTTTCACCTCAAGGAGTGGGAGAAACAGTCTGTCATCAGTGAGCAGACCTTGGCACTTCTTAATGTCGGTCAGGGAATCATCATCGCGACTGGCATGATCGTTCTACTCATGCTGGCAGCGGAAGGGATTGTCGCCGGTGCACTGACTCTGGGTGATTTCATGATGTTGAACGCCTTCCTGATTCAGATGTATCTGCCGCTTCGGTTTCTTGGCACGACTTTTCGGGAAATCAATCATGCGTTGACCGATATGGAACGGATGTTCAATCTTCTGGATGTCGACGATACCATCCCGGTACCGGATAACGCAACTGATCTGGTTACCAATGGCGCTTCGATTCAATTTGAAAACGTCGGTTTCGGCTACAAGACTGAGCGTGTCATTCTCAAGGACGTCACTGTTCAGATTCCTTCGGGCAAGAAAGTCGCAGTCGTCGGCAAAAGTGGTTCGGGAAAATCCACACTGGTGCGCCTGCTGTTTCGATTCTACGACGTCGATAGCGGACGTGTGCTGATTGACGGCCAGGACATCCGTGATGTGACCCTTGAGTCACTCCATGCGTCAATTGGAATCGTTCCTCAGGATACGGTGCTGTTCAACGATTCAATTGAATACAACATTCGCTATGGCAACCCCAACTGCAGCCAGATTGAATTCGAAACGGCAGTGGAACAGGCCAATCTGACCGAGTTCATTGAATCGCTGCCCGAAAAATTCGATACCGTCGTCGGCGAACGAGGGTTGAAACTGTCCGGTGGTGAGAAGCAACGGGTCTCGATTGCCAGAACAATATTGAAGAATCCGCCTATCCTTGTGTTGGATGAAGCGACCTCCTCACTCGATTCGAAATCGGAGCGCTATATCCAAAATGCCCTGGAGATTGTCGCCAAGAACCGTACAACCCTGGTCATTGCACACCGATTGTCGACAGTTGCAGATGCCGACAGAATTCTCGTACTCGACAATGGAGAAATCGTCGAACAGGGTACGCACGAGGAACTTCTGAAACTCAACGGGCTGTTCGCCGAAATGTGGTGGTTGCAGCAAATTGAGCAGATTGAGGCAAAACTTACGCAGATGTCTGAAAACAAGGAGCCGGTGAAGGTATGA
- a CDS encoding sulfoxide reductase heme-binding subunit YedZ yields the protein MAKASSKIWAVRIRRIKPVIFLLCLIPFGLLAYDFYTGNISADPVEDITKVTGDWGLRLLLITLAITPLRHLTSINQLILVRRMLGVFSFFYILLHFLTWLVIVNFFDIRQIIEDIIQRYYILFGSAAFLMMTLLAATSTNRMVRWMGGRRWAKLHKLVYLIGILGALHFFLAVKADITEPVIYGVILAVLLGFRVWKHYLPRTAKR from the coding sequence ATGGCTAAAGCTTCATCAAAAATCTGGGCCGTCAGGATCAGGCGGATTAAACCGGTTATATTCCTGCTGTGTCTGATTCCTTTCGGTTTGCTGGCTTATGATTTTTACACCGGCAACATCAGTGCAGACCCGGTTGAAGACATTACCAAGGTGACCGGTGACTGGGGACTTCGTCTGTTGCTGATCACTTTGGCGATCACTCCTCTTCGACATCTGACCTCAATCAACCAACTGATACTGGTACGTCGAATGCTGGGGGTATTTTCCTTCTTTTATATCCTTCTGCACTTTCTGACCTGGCTGGTCATTGTCAATTTCTTCGATATCAGGCAGATTATTGAAGATATCATCCAGCGTTATTACATACTCTTCGGTTCTGCGGCTTTCTTGATGATGACACTGCTCGCCGCGACTTCCACCAATCGAATGGTTCGCTGGATGGGCGGACGCCGCTGGGCGAAATTGCATAAATTGGTTTACCTGATTGGTATCCTCGGTGCCTTGCATTTCTTCCTTGCGGTCAAGGCTGATATTACCGAGCCCGTCATCTATGGTGTCATTCTCGCAGTTTTGCTGGGGTTCCGGGTCTGGAAACATTATTTACCACGTACTGCAAAACGCTGA